In Oryza brachyantha chromosome 2, ObraRS2, whole genome shotgun sequence, a single window of DNA contains:
- the LOC102722829 gene encoding bZIP transcription factor 11-like, with protein sequence MASSSGSGSAVSAATAAGGSSSAAEEELRALMEQRRAKRMLSNRESARRSRMRKQRHLDDLTAQVAHLRRENAHVATALGLTTQGLLAVDAENAVLRTQAAELAARLHSLNDILSCINSNGAAAAAATDPLLGFDSAAFDDLFRSSPEMFQLC encoded by the coding sequence ATGGCTTCTTCCAGTGGGAGCGGGAGCGCggtgtcggcggcgacggcggcggggggctcgtcgtcggcggcggaggaggagctgagggCCCTCATGGAGCAGCGCCGCGCCAAGCGGATGCTGTCGAACCGCGAGTCGGCGCGCCGGTCGCGGATGCGGAAGCAGCGCCACCTCGACGACCTCACCGCGCAGGTCGCCCACCTCCGCCGCGAGAACGCccacgtcgccaccgcgctggGCCTCACCACCCagggcctcctcgccgtcgacgccgagaACGCCGTCCTCCGCACCCAggccgccgagctcgccgcccgcctccaCTCCCTCAACGACATCCTCTCCTGCATCAACAgcaacggcgccgccgccgccgccgccaccgacccGCTCCTCGGCTTCGACTCCGCCGCCTTCGACGACCTCTTCAGATCCTCCCCCGAGATGTTCCAGCTTTGCTAG